The following DNA comes from Xyrauchen texanus isolate HMW12.3.18 chromosome 21, RBS_HiC_50CHRs, whole genome shotgun sequence.
TATCTTTTGCAGAGAGGGTAATGGTGTCTTTTGTTCAGCACTATGGGCAGTTATACGGAACAGATGAAATTGTTTACAATGTACACCAGCACATTCATTTGGCTGAGGAATACAAGCACTTTGGCTCTCTTGATAGCATTTCAGGATTCCCCTTTGAAAACTATCTGGGACAAATTAAGCGACTTGTGCGCAAACCACACCAGCCTCTACAGCAAATAGTTAAAAGGTTATCGGAAATTACATATATTGAAGCACCAAAtcccaaaaatgaacaaatattacACAAAATCCACACTGATGGTCCTTTGCCCCACCAGTTCACATCCTCTAAACAGTACAAGAAGGTTTCCACTAATCAGTTCACTTTATCAACAAAGGTGGGAGACAATTGTATTGAAGTGGCAGATTGCTTTGCGTTAGTGGTGAATATTCTGAAGTCAGATAAAGATGTATATGTAATGTACAGAAGATTCAGAAACAAACAGCCATACTATATGTACCCCTGTGATTCAACGTACATTGGAACACACAAGGTCAGTAGACTTGAAGAAAACGCAGGGATAGGCAAACTAAGCTGTATCAAGCGAAAATGTCTTTTTTTCCCAGATGGAGATGGTGGCATAGCAATACCACTGCTTCATCATGGGATGATGTATTAGTAGGGGTTCTCAGGGTAGGGGTTCTCAGGTGGGGGGGATAACTAGTTCCATTTAGTTGAGTTAATTTAGTTCCTTTTCAGTTGTTAGAGGACATggagtatttattattttttctttaaagatGGATCAGGTGCTGTACTCAGTAGTACAATTCCCTAATGGTGGGACGGCCATAGTTCTGCAGAGCTGGCTGAGAGATAACACACTGCTATGGCCACCCAAAAAAATTCCACGTGCAAAGGCTTTGCAACAAAGGATGGAGCCAGATAGTACATGGATCACCTACAGCGATGTCCGCCAACTAATTACATGTCGTGAGTATGATCTGTGCAAcccatatgcaaattaatgggaaAACTACACACTAAACATACACACTACAATTTACTCTTGAAAGTTGCCCATTTTTCATTTCTGTCATACATAATATACATACATTAAGGTATGGTATAAGATGTATAGGTTTTGCTACAGCCAAAATGTATCTATATGATGTTTTCTAGATATATGACAGTTGTATAAGTAAGAATAAGTATAAGTATATATACTCTTTTGATCCAGTGAGGGAAATTTGGTCTCTGCATTTATCCCAATCCGTGAATTAGTGAAACACACTCAGCACACAGTGAACACACAGTGAGGTGAAGCACACACTAACCCCGGCGCAGTGAGCTGCCTGCAACAACAGCGGCGCTTGGGGAGCAGTGAGGGGTTAAGTACCTTGTGACAGAAATGAAAAATGGGCTTGCTGACCGGAAACTAGTACTAGTGACTTGAGTTTTAAGGAAAACTATGGGAAAATGGTGTTGTTTTCCTCTGCATTCTCCAGAAACATATGAAGAAGCCAGGCGAGGAGAACACAAGTACAACACCACATTGTGTGCAACCACTGAGATTGAGTCAGAGGAGGAAAAAGAAGAAcgggagaaaaggaaatcaaagTAAGTGATGTTCACTGGAAGTTACTTCTGTCCCCTCACAATTGAACTAGTtatctattattatttataataattaatagtaaGGAGGTCACAGCAGCATTATTTTATCTTGACTTTGGCTTGATATAAAATGGACtgatgtgtttatttttattcaggcCAAATCCACTGTATATGGATTCTGACTCTGATGAGCCATCTGGCGAGGTGAAGAAACCACGGGTTTTACGCCCGCCTAATGTCAGAGTTCCAGAATCCTGGTCACAACTGGCAAGAAATGGTAGGTCACATGTATTTCTGCCCTGTAACTGACCCTACCTCTTTGTATCATACAACACCATGTTCTATTCTCTACACCTAACTAACCTATTCATTTATCATGTATACAAACCTTGCTGCCCTGTAACTGACCCTACCTCTTTGTAACATACAACCCAGGTGGCTCTAAACACCATTGAATTGAATGTATTGTAGAATTAGATCATGCTTTTAGGTTGAGAGTTGTGCAAAAACTAATCATGTTTCACACAACTGTTTTGTCCCTTTTGCAGATATGTTTGCAGGTGCCAGTGCATCAAATGCATCAGCACAATTTCACCATGGTAAGCTCTCAAATAATGGCCAGTAGTCATATAAGCCTCTGTATGTgtcttttgtaaaataatttaattcactgactttTGCATTCCTTATTGTGTGTGTCAGAAATGATGGCAGCATCCGCCGCGGCGCTGGGCCGTACCACCAGCTGCAGGTCCCACAGAGAGAGGGTATGATGCCATACTTCCAGCAACACTTTTTGTACAGCCGTGGACACAGAATTCCACAATGAAATTGACATAGCATGACATAAAATGACGTCCTTTGGTAGCTGACAACACAATCTGCCCTCTCAAAGTTTTGTTGATGGTcccaatatataaattaatatcttTGTTTTGCAGGTGCCAGTATATCACCGTATGGGACCATGCACACCCCATTTCGTGCCCCACAAGGTGAAAATGGGCAGCTTTTGAAAGGCAAGTCTATTAGAAAATGTTGTGCTATGTAACCACAGAAGTATTTTGCACATTTTTATCTCATGACAATTTGTTTTTACCCTTGTTTAAGACCTCGCCATCCAAAAGATGACAGGGATGCTTGCCGAAGTGCTAGTGGTGGTGAAGGAACTTTCACGAGATGTGCAGTTCATCATGGGGGAAATGGCCGAGGGTAGAACCCCAGCTAGTGGACCAGCCACAAGCCGAGAGCCGTTCCCCGTCCAGCTGCCTATCACAAACGAGGAGGACTTTAATGAGGCCGAAGCCCTCTTAAAAACAGAGGCAGTCCGACAAAAGATGGTAATTTGTTTGATAAACTGAGCTGCATAATGAGACATTCTGCATATTAGGCGGGGCCTTACCAGGTGCTGTTGGGCCTTACTGCGCACCCCACCCCTACCCCATAATCCAACAAAACCAATTGTTTTTGAAAGGTCTGACCATGCTGAACATTGATCAGAAtgttaagtaagggataatgtatagAACGCCGGTCATTATCGAGATTCGCCTTGTGAATCAAGTAGAAAGACTTTA
Coding sequences within:
- the LOC127661502 gene encoding uncharacterized protein LOC127661502, yielding MDSDSDEPSGEVKKPRVLRPPNVRVPESWSQLARNDMFAGASASNASAQFHHGKLSNNGQNDGSIRRGAGPYHQLQVPQREGASISPYGTMHTPFRAPQGENGQLLKDLAIQKMTGMLAEVLVVVKELSRDVQFIMGEMAEGRTPASGPATSREPFPVQLPITNEEDFNEAEALLKTEAVRQKMIVRLAMVGGTSSTCMIRRMLAAALTNGLACKFSWAGKAYKHSEAKLPFRETCLQDCMFVASRQCDRKLTQQAFSDIVKNWLRYAPWRAGGLKKN